The following is a genomic window from Deltaproteobacteria bacterium.
CGATCCAGGTCGTGCCGTGCTCGGCGACCAGCCCGCGTTTGCTGAAGATCGAGGTGAAGCTCGCGGCGCTCGACGCGAAGCGCACGTCGCACATCGCGGCGAGCACGAAGCCGCCGCCGGCCGCGACGCCGTTCACGGCCGCGATCACGGGCTTGGGCACCTGGAGCAGGTAGGTGAACAGCCCCGGCACTTCTTCGCTCGCCGCCGCGCTCGCGCGCGGCGCGCGGCCCTGCGTCGTCGCGACGAGCGCCTCCGAGTCGAGCCCCGAGCAGAAGCCGCGGCCACTTCCCGTGATCACGATCCCCACCACCGCCGGGTCCGCAGCCGCAGCGTCGACCGCGCGCCGGATCGCGCCGAGCATGGGGTAGGTCAGCGCGTTCAGCTTCTCGGGCCGGTCGAGCCGGATCAGCGCCACGGGATCGGCGATCTCGACCTGGATTCCATCGCCCATCGTGTCTTCCTTTCGTCGCTCCGGCGCAGCTAGCGCTGCGGCGGTCGCGTGGCGAGCTTGCGCTGCAGCGTGCGCCGGTGCAGGCCGAGCGTGCGCGCGGCCTGCGAGACGTTCCCTCCGCAGTCGCCGAGCACGCGCTGGATGTGCTCCCACTCCACGCGGTGCAGCGACGGCGCGCTGCTCGGAGCGTCGGCGGCGACCGGCGCCCCCTCC
Proteins encoded in this region:
- a CDS encoding enoyl-CoA hydratase (Catalyzes the reversible hydration of unsaturated fatty acyl-CoA to beta-hydroxyacyl-CoA) is translated as MGDGIQVEIADPVALIRLDRPEKLNALTYPMLGAIRRAVDAAAADPAVVGIVITGSGRGFCSGLDSEALVATTQGRAPRASAAASEEVPGLFTYLLQVPKPVIAAVNGVAAGGGFVLAAMCDVRFASSAASFTSIFSKRGLVAEHGTTWIVPRLVGTGRALDLLFTSRKIDAGEALRIGLVEYVVAPDELVAAATDYVRQLAGSVSPTSLAETKRMVYAHAGQGYPEALRDADTVQWRVVEQPDAVEGARALIERRAPRFARLGQK